A single Streptomyces sp. Edi2 DNA region contains:
- a CDS encoding aminotransferase class V-fold PLP-dependent enzyme, translating to MTAVSDPTANAAAPDLLDLPPLTAGHFARIEDKIAALMDTRCDVVAMQGEALLPLEACIRSAVRPGSTALNIITGPYGETFGGWLRSCGAEVVTVTAPFTGAVDPRQVAEALEKHPEIDFVSLVHAEAATGNTNPVAEIGRVVREHGALLMLDAVASVGAEPLLTDAWGVDLCVIGGQKAMAGPAGVSAVSVSARAWERIAANEQAPRRSYLSLLDWKERWIDGGRTALPHAPAQLEMLALEQATDRLHAEGLDAVITRHRAASAATRAGVRALGGLAPYVVRDEDAAPAATTLRAPEGLDAREIVTAALGVEAAVPVQAAAGALAKEMIRVNHYGRAADRAVVMASLAALAGGLRALGASVDAEGAAQAAGAAWDAVAAR from the coding sequence GTGACTGCTGTGTCTGACCCGACCGCGAACGCCGCCGCCCCGGATCTGCTCGACCTGCCGCCCCTTACCGCGGGCCACTTCGCGCGGATCGAGGACAAGATCGCCGCCCTGATGGACACCCGCTGCGATGTGGTGGCGATGCAGGGCGAGGCACTGCTGCCTCTGGAGGCCTGTATTCGCTCGGCAGTGCGGCCTGGCAGCACCGCGCTCAACATCATCACCGGACCGTATGGCGAGACGTTCGGCGGCTGGCTGCGCTCCTGCGGAGCCGAGGTGGTCACCGTCACCGCGCCGTTTACGGGTGCGGTCGACCCGCGGCAGGTGGCGGAAGCGTTGGAGAAGCACCCCGAGATCGACTTCGTGAGCCTGGTGCACGCGGAGGCAGCCACCGGCAACACCAACCCTGTCGCGGAGATCGGCCGAGTGGTGCGGGAGCACGGCGCGCTGCTGATGCTGGACGCGGTCGCGTCGGTCGGCGCCGAGCCGCTGCTCACCGACGCATGGGGCGTGGACCTGTGTGTGATCGGCGGGCAGAAGGCGATGGCCGGGCCTGCCGGGGTGTCGGCGGTCTCGGTCAGTGCCCGTGCGTGGGAGCGGATCGCCGCCAACGAGCAGGCTCCGCGGCGCTCGTACCTCTCGCTGCTGGACTGGAAGGAGCGCTGGATCGACGGTGGACGTACGGCGCTGCCGCATGCCCCGGCGCAACTGGAGATGCTGGCGCTGGAGCAGGCCACGGACCGTCTGCACGCCGAGGGCCTGGATGCCGTCATCACCCGGCACCGGGCGGCGTCCGCGGCGACCAGGGCCGGCGTGCGGGCGTTGGGTGGCCTTGCTCCCTACGTCGTACGCGACGAGGACGCGGCGCCGGCCGCCACGACGCTCCGTGCGCCTGAGGGACTGGACGCCCGGGAGATCGTGACCGCCGCGCTCGGGGTGGAGGCAGCGGTACCAGTGCAGGCGGCGGCGGGTGCGCTGGCCAAGGAGATGATCCGGGTGAACCACTATGGCCGCGCCGCTGACCGGGCGGTGGTCATGGCTTCGCTGGCGGCACTGGCGGGCGGGCTGCGTGCGCTGGGTGCGTCCGTGGATGCCGAGGGCGCGGCGCAGGCGGCCGGCGCAGCGTGGGACGCGGTGGCTGCACGCTGA
- a CDS encoding MerR family transcriptional regulator, with protein MDDTEELLTIGAFARRVGLAPSALRFYDDCGVLRPARVDTVTGYRRYGAGQAARAVKLRQLRAAGLPLMDVAVVLDGPAQAAREVLRTHLERTRRTADEARAVVEGFLREAAGTGEDRGSRARAWVGGAELASAVRQVAPAAATGEAREQFPVLGCVLLELADGEVRWVATDRYRLAVRVLRPAALEGGPRQVLIGADRARDLAEWAVRQMTIEVECPGDTAGVRLWSGADRREIPGGLGEGSAHGGGPGGFPDYRLLLAGLEAVRHRLIADRVGLRDAVAGRAGAVSLSVGAVPGEPDDGGGPAHPDTSGDAMRYAAGQVLEVAGGGREPVRIRTVHTGPGLRIAFDPAVLVPALEAGVGPGVLLEITSADRPVVVRSADQGSFMTWVMPVRKCAAAERADTARTTSRI; from the coding sequence ATGGACGACACCGAAGAGCTGCTGACCATTGGCGCCTTTGCCCGTCGGGTGGGGCTCGCGCCGAGTGCCCTGCGGTTCTACGACGACTGCGGGGTGCTGCGGCCGGCGAGGGTGGACACCGTGACGGGGTATCGCCGCTACGGGGCCGGGCAGGCGGCGCGCGCGGTGAAGCTCCGGCAGTTGCGTGCCGCGGGGCTGCCGCTGATGGATGTCGCGGTCGTGCTGGACGGCCCGGCGCAGGCGGCGCGGGAGGTCCTGCGGACTCACCTGGAGCGGACGCGGCGGACGGCGGACGAGGCCCGGGCCGTGGTGGAGGGGTTTCTGCGGGAGGCAGCCGGCACGGGGGAGGACCGCGGGAGCCGGGCGCGGGCGTGGGTAGGCGGGGCCGAACTCGCCAGTGCGGTACGGCAAGTGGCGCCCGCGGCGGCGACCGGGGAGGCCCGGGAGCAGTTTCCGGTGCTGGGTTGTGTGCTGCTCGAACTCGCCGACGGCGAGGTGCGATGGGTGGCGACGGACCGCTACCGGCTCGCAGTGCGGGTGCTGCGGCCGGCCGCGTTGGAGGGCGGGCCGCGGCAGGTGCTGATCGGTGCGGACCGGGCGCGGGACCTGGCGGAGTGGGCCGTACGGCAGATGACGATCGAGGTGGAGTGCCCGGGGGACACGGCGGGAGTCCGGCTGTGGAGCGGGGCGGACCGCCGGGAAATACCCGGGGGCCTGGGCGAGGGGTCGGCCCATGGCGGGGGACCGGGCGGGTTTCCGGACTACCGCCTGCTGTTGGCGGGCCTGGAGGCGGTGCGGCACCGGCTGATTGCCGACCGGGTGGGGTTGCGGGACGCCGTGGCCGGGCGGGCCGGGGCGGTGTCGTTGTCGGTCGGGGCGGTGCCCGGGGAGCCGGATGACGGCGGTGGCCCGGCGCATCCGGACACCTCCGGGGACGCGATGCGGTACGCGGCAGGGCAGGTGCTGGAGGTGGCGGGCGGGGGCCGCGAGCCAGTCCGGATACGGACGGTGCATACGGGGCCTGGGCTGCGGATCGCCTTCGATCCGGCCGTACTGGTGCCCGCGCTGGAGGCCGGAGTGGGGCCGGGTGTGCTGCTGGAGATCACTTCGGCGGACCGGCCCGTCGTGGTCCGCTCCGCCGACCAGGGAAGTTTCATGACATGGGTGATGCCGGTGCGCAAGTGCGCGGCTGCTGAGCGCGCCGACACTGCTCGCACCACATCCCGAATCTGA
- a CDS encoding helix-turn-helix domain-containing protein has protein sequence MHRVGVLALDGVVPFELGIPARIFGAAHSATGEALYSVVTCSPDGRPVSAQADYDIAVSEDASVLASVDTVVIPPSHALGSITEDGRLPDELRKVLEHVRPGTRMVAICTGAFVLAAAGLLDHRPATTHWREAAQLQRLFTTVRVDPNVLFVDDGDVLTSAGAAAGVDLCVHLVRRDHGSAVANEVARLCVVPPWRDGGQAQFIRLPVPGPSAGGTAATRAWALERLGEPLTLNALASHARVSVRTLTRRFRDEVGMSPGQWLAVQRVERARHLLETTDWSIDLVAHHAGFGTGTSLRQHLHGAVGVSPQTYRRTFRSAAALTV, from the coding sequence ATGCATCGCGTTGGTGTTCTCGCTCTGGACGGTGTCGTCCCCTTCGAGCTCGGGATCCCCGCGCGGATCTTCGGCGCCGCGCACAGCGCCACCGGTGAGGCCCTTTACTCCGTGGTCACCTGCAGTCCGGACGGACGCCCCGTGAGCGCCCAGGCCGACTACGACATCGCGGTCTCCGAGGACGCCTCCGTGCTCGCGAGCGTGGACACCGTCGTCATCCCGCCGTCCCACGCGCTGGGCTCGATCACCGAGGACGGCCGGCTGCCCGACGAACTGCGCAAGGTCCTGGAGCACGTACGGCCCGGCACCCGGATGGTGGCGATCTGCACCGGTGCGTTCGTGCTGGCTGCCGCCGGGTTGCTCGATCACCGGCCGGCCACCACGCACTGGCGGGAGGCCGCGCAGCTGCAGCGCCTGTTCACGACGGTCCGCGTCGACCCCAATGTGCTCTTCGTCGATGACGGAGATGTCCTCACTTCCGCCGGTGCCGCCGCCGGTGTGGACCTGTGCGTGCACCTGGTGCGCCGTGACCACGGCAGCGCCGTCGCCAACGAAGTGGCCCGTCTGTGTGTGGTGCCGCCATGGCGGGACGGCGGTCAGGCCCAGTTCATCCGGCTGCCTGTCCCCGGTCCCTCGGCGGGTGGCACCGCGGCCACCCGCGCATGGGCCCTGGAGCGTCTTGGCGAGCCGCTCACGCTGAACGCCCTCGCCTCGCACGCCCGGGTCAGCGTGCGCACCCTCACCCGGCGGTTCCGTGACGAGGTCGGTATGAGCCCAGGTCAGTGGCTCGCCGTCCAGCGCGTCGAACGCGCCCGGCATCTGCTGGAGACCACGGACTGGTCCATCGACCTCGTCGCCCATCACGCAGGCTTCGGCACCGGTACCTCCCTGCGCCAGCATCTGCACGGCGCGGTGGGGGTGTCACCGCAGACGTATCGGCGGACGTTCCGGAGCGCGGCGGCGCTGACTGTCTGA
- a CDS encoding serine hydrolase domain-containing protein, which produces MTIGEPTESHEPGWAGHGPEAAAVPGEFAELLPGTRRALLHRLAVGQAEGRAPSLMGAVVRGRRTVWTAGRGSVEGEAPHGEAPHGEVQYRIGSLTKTFVAVLVMRLRDEGLLRLEDPVGRHLDGTPVPDATIAQLLAHSSGLTAEARGPWWERTAGALRPEPADLFGERPQRLPAGRRHHYSNPGYALLGALVERLRGGTPWGEVLRHEVLEPLGMGRTTLGPERPYASGWAVHPWADAVLPEPAEDTGLMGPAGQLWSTAEDLCRWAAFLLRGDERVLGAASLAEMRRPAVPPEGNAWDAGYGLGLQLVRREGRLLAGHVGSMPGFLAALWTDPEEDVAGIVLANCTSGPAVAALAAELAGIVSELEPRIPEPWRPMPGPLDPELLALTGPWYWGANPHLLRLRAGGGLELTPLSGTGRLSRFRAEEDGTWTGLDGYYAGETLRVVREQDGSVSHLDLATFVFTRGPYEPSEAVPGGVDPQGWRV; this is translated from the coding sequence ATGACCATCGGAGAGCCCACGGAGTCCCACGAGCCCGGGTGGGCCGGTCACGGGCCGGAGGCGGCCGCTGTGCCCGGCGAGTTCGCGGAGTTGCTGCCCGGGACGCGGCGGGCCTTGCTGCACCGGCTGGCGGTGGGGCAGGCCGAGGGGCGGGCGCCTTCCCTGATGGGTGCGGTCGTCCGCGGGAGGCGGACGGTGTGGACGGCGGGCCGGGGCTCGGTGGAGGGGGAAGCGCCGCACGGCGAGGCTCCGCACGGCGAGGTGCAGTACCGGATCGGTTCGCTCACCAAGACCTTTGTCGCCGTGCTGGTCATGCGGCTGCGGGACGAGGGGCTACTGCGCCTGGAGGACCCCGTCGGCAGGCATCTGGACGGGACTCCGGTGCCGGACGCGACGATCGCTCAACTGCTCGCGCACAGTTCGGGACTGACGGCCGAGGCACGAGGGCCGTGGTGGGAACGGACCGCCGGTGCCCTGCGGCCCGAGCCGGCCGACCTCTTCGGTGAGCGGCCGCAGCGGCTCCCCGCAGGGCGGCGTCACCATTACTCCAACCCCGGCTACGCACTGCTCGGCGCGCTGGTCGAACGGTTGCGAGGCGGAACCCCGTGGGGCGAGGTGCTGCGGCACGAGGTGCTGGAGCCGCTGGGCATGGGGCGTACGACGCTGGGTCCTGAGCGTCCGTACGCGAGTGGCTGGGCGGTCCACCCGTGGGCTGACGCCGTGCTGCCGGAGCCGGCCGAGGACACCGGTTTGATGGGCCCCGCGGGGCAGTTGTGGTCCACTGCCGAGGACCTGTGCCGGTGGGCGGCGTTTCTGCTGCGGGGCGACGAGCGGGTGCTCGGTGCCGCGAGCCTGGCCGAGATGCGGAGGCCGGCCGTCCCGCCGGAGGGGAACGCATGGGACGCCGGGTACGGACTGGGCCTTCAGCTCGTCCGGCGCGAAGGACGGCTGCTGGCCGGGCACGTCGGTTCGATGCCCGGGTTTCTGGCGGCGTTGTGGACCGACCCCGAGGAGGACGTTGCCGGGATCGTGCTCGCCAACTGCACCTCGGGCCCGGCGGTCGCGGCCCTCGCCGCCGAGCTCGCCGGGATCGTGAGCGAGCTGGAGCCCCGGATCCCCGAGCCCTGGCGCCCGATGCCCGGGCCGCTGGATCCGGAACTGCTGGCGCTGACCGGGCCCTGGTACTGGGGCGCGAACCCGCACCTCCTGCGGCTGCGGGCCGGGGGCGGCCTGGAGCTCACACCGCTGTCCGGAACAGGACGGCTCTCACGGTTCCGAGCCGAGGAGGACGGCACATGGACGGGGCTGGACGGCTATTACGCGGGCGAGACGCTTCGCGTCGTGCGGGAACAGGACGGGTCGGTGAGTCATCTGGATCTCGCTACCTTTGTGTTCACCCGCGGGCCGTACGAGCCGTCGGAAGCGGTGCCCGGTGGGGTGGATCCGCAGGGCTGGAGGGTGTGA
- the dnaB gene encoding replicative DNA helicase yields the protein MEDPWADSGPSDLLPAARSRRGEGKGRGRGDRQERDDDGGSWTGGFERVPPQDLDAEQSVLGGMLLSKDAIADVVEVLKGEDFYRPAHELVYQAILDLYAKGEPADPITIAAELTKRGEIARVGGASYLHTLVQSVPTAANAEYYAEIVHERAVLRRLVEAGTRITQMGYAADGDVDEIVNSAQAEIYAVTEQRTSEDYLPLGDIMEGALDEIEAIGSRQGQMTGVPTGFTDLDSLTNGLHPGQMIVIAARPAMGKSTLALDFARACSIKSNLPSVIFSLEMGRNEIAMRLLSAEARVALHHMRSGSMTDEDWTRLARRMPDVSAAPLYIDDSPNLSMMEIRAKCRRLKQRNELKLVVIDYLQLMQSGGSKRAESRQQEVSDMSRNLKLLAKELELPVIALSQLNRGPEQRTDKKPMVSDLRESGSIEQDADMVILLHREDAYEKESPRAGEADLIVAKHRNGPTATITVAFQGHYSRFVDMAQT from the coding sequence ATGGAAGACCCCTGGGCGGACTCCGGTCCCAGCGACCTGCTGCCGGCCGCCCGCTCCCGGCGGGGCGAGGGCAAGGGACGCGGCCGCGGCGACCGTCAGGAACGCGACGACGACGGCGGATCCTGGACAGGCGGCTTCGAACGCGTCCCCCCGCAGGACCTGGATGCCGAGCAGTCCGTGCTCGGCGGCATGCTGCTGTCCAAGGACGCGATCGCGGACGTCGTCGAGGTCCTGAAGGGTGAGGACTTCTACCGCCCCGCCCATGAGCTGGTCTACCAGGCGATTCTCGATCTGTACGCCAAGGGCGAGCCCGCCGACCCGATCACCATCGCCGCGGAGCTGACCAAGCGCGGCGAGATCGCGCGGGTCGGCGGTGCCTCGTATCTGCACACCCTCGTCCAGTCCGTACCGACCGCGGCGAACGCCGAGTACTACGCCGAGATCGTCCATGAGCGTGCGGTGCTGCGCCGGCTGGTCGAGGCCGGCACCCGTATTACGCAGATGGGATACGCCGCGGACGGCGATGTCGACGAGATCGTCAACAGCGCCCAGGCGGAGATCTACGCCGTCACCGAGCAGCGGACCAGTGAGGACTACCTTCCGCTCGGCGACATCATGGAGGGCGCCCTCGACGAGATCGAGGCGATCGGCTCGCGCCAGGGCCAGATGACGGGTGTGCCGACGGGCTTCACCGACCTGGATTCCCTGACGAACGGCCTGCATCCCGGCCAGATGATCGTGATCGCGGCCCGTCCCGCCATGGGTAAGTCGACCCTGGCGCTGGACTTCGCGCGGGCCTGCTCGATCAAGAGCAACCTGCCGAGCGTGATCTTCTCGCTGGAAATGGGGCGCAACGAGATCGCGATGCGTCTGCTGTCCGCCGAGGCGCGGGTCGCGCTGCACCACATGCGCTCCGGCAGCATGACGGACGAGGACTGGACGCGGCTGGCGCGCCGGATGCCGGATGTCTCCGCCGCGCCGCTGTACATCGACGATTCGCCGAACCTCTCGATGATGGAGATCCGCGCCAAGTGCCGCCGGCTCAAACAGCGCAACGAACTGAAGCTGGTGGTCATCGACTACCTCCAGCTGATGCAGTCCGGCGGCTCGAAGCGCGCCGAGAGCCGCCAGCAGGAGGTCTCGGACATGTCCCGAAACCTCAAGCTGCTGGCGAAGGAGCTGGAGCTCCCGGTGATCGCGCTCTCCCAGCTGAACCGTGGTCCCGAGCAGCGCACGGACAAGAAGCCGATGGTCTCCGACCTGCGTGAATCCGGTTCGATCGAGCAGGACGCCGACATGGTCATCCTGCTGCACCGCGAAGACGCCTACGAGAAGGAGTCCCCGCGTGCCGGCGAGGCCGACCTGATCGTGGCCAAGCACCGTAACGGCCCCACGGCGACGATCACGGTCGCGTTCCAGGGTCACTACTCGCGCTTCGTGGACATGGCGCAGACGTGA
- a CDS encoding NADP-dependent oxidoreductase has translation MSETRTPQMRAVSQDTAGGPDVLKIITTDRPVPGPTEILVRVHAAGVNPTDWKSRTQGQFLSGAKTPFTLGFDVSGVVEAVGLGVSVFAPGDKVFGMPRFPHPAGAYAEYVTAPARHFAHLPASLDHVRGAALPLASLTAWQALVDTADIRPGARVLIHAAAGGVGHLAVQIAKARGAYVIGTARQAKHDFLRGLGADEIVDYTQQDFAETVRDIDIVLDTIGGDYGARSLRTLRPGGTLVSILPLDDSFPAAQAREARVRAGFMLVEPDQAGLRAVADLVNSGKLQVTVDTVVPLEEAAKAHALGETGRTTGKIVLSVTP, from the coding sequence ATGTCCGAGACCCGGACCCCGCAGATGCGTGCCGTCAGCCAGGACACCGCCGGTGGCCCCGACGTCCTCAAGATAATCACCACCGACCGTCCGGTGCCCGGCCCGACGGAGATCCTGGTCCGGGTACACGCCGCGGGCGTCAATCCGACCGACTGGAAGAGCCGCACCCAGGGCCAGTTCCTGAGCGGCGCCAAGACCCCCTTCACTCTGGGCTTCGATGTCTCGGGCGTGGTCGAGGCGGTCGGGCTCGGTGTGAGCGTGTTCGCGCCGGGCGACAAGGTCTTCGGCATGCCCCGCTTCCCGCACCCCGCCGGGGCCTACGCGGAGTACGTCACCGCCCCGGCGCGCCACTTCGCCCACCTCCCGGCGAGCCTGGACCACGTCCGGGGCGCCGCCCTCCCGCTGGCGTCCCTGACTGCCTGGCAGGCCCTGGTCGACACCGCGGACATCCGGCCCGGCGCGCGAGTGCTGATCCACGCCGCGGCCGGCGGAGTCGGCCACCTGGCCGTGCAGATCGCCAAGGCCCGCGGCGCATACGTCATCGGCACCGCCCGGCAGGCCAAGCACGACTTCCTGCGCGGCCTCGGCGCCGATGAAATCGTCGACTACACCCAGCAGGACTTCGCGGAGACGGTGCGCGACATCGACATCGTCCTCGACACCATCGGCGGCGACTACGGCGCCCGCTCGCTGCGCACCCTGCGCCCCGGCGGCACGCTGGTGTCGATCCTGCCGCTGGACGACTCCTTCCCGGCCGCGCAGGCGCGCGAGGCACGAGTGCGCGCCGGGTTCATGCTCGTGGAGCCCGACCAAGCCGGTCTGCGCGCCGTCGCAGACCTGGTGAACAGCGGAAAGCTGCAGGTCACCGTCGACACCGTGGTGCCACTGGAGGAAGCCGCAAAGGCCCACGCTCTCGGCGAGACCGGCCGCACCACCGGAAAGATCGTCCTGTCCGTCACGCCCTGA